TAAAACTTACTGCAACTGATTCCGTATTTGTTTTATCGTCATTATCCCCGAATCAAGCATCTCGCTGAACCGCTGGGATGATTTGTCGCCCACCATATCCAGCAGGGTCCCCACCGACTGGGCCTGGTCCTCCCTTAGTTTGAGGGCCAGGGGCAGCAACGATATCCGGCAGATGGAGGACAGCACGAAAAGCAGGTGGAAATTGATTATGGTCTGCCCAAAGATTATAAATTTAAAATCGTGCAGGCTGTTGGCCAGCCAGCCTCCGATCAGCGAGGCGGCGAAGATGGCGAGGCCGGTCACCATGCTCTGGACCGCCAGATAGGCGGTGCGGTTCTCCTCGGGGGCGCTCACCAAAAGCAGATTGAAGGTGGCCAGGGTAAACCCGGGCCAGACCAGGCCGCTGATGAAGGCGTCGATCCATATCGGCAGATAGAAATTAGGGGCGGCAAAAAGCCAAAACAGGGGCAGGGTAAAGATGCCCAGCATGTTGAAGATCATCACCGGCTTGTTGCCCAAGCGGTCTATGATCCGGCCCCAAACCGGCTGGAAGGCGAAGTTCAGGATCCCGGCGATGATGGAATAGTAGGCGATCACCGCGAAAGGCATATTTAAGTTCTTGATCATGTGGGCGGCGAAGAATGGCCCGGCCACGGCGGTAGCCATTGACCACAGGACGAAGAACAGCAGCAGGCGGCGGAAGTCCCGGTTGGCAAAGGGGAGCCGGAACAACTCCGAAATGGGCAGGGGTTTTTCGCCGGTAAGGGGCGGTTCCCATTGCTTGGATAGAATGATCCCGGCGATGACGGCGGCAAGGGCGGCCACCCCGAAGATCAGGGCGAAGGCCTGCTGTTGATGGCCCTGGCTGTTCATGACATCGTACAGCTTCCCGGCGCCGAAATTGGCGGCCATGGTCACCGCACCCAGGATGGTGCTGCGCAGCCCGAAGTAGGAGCCACGTCGTTTCAGCGGCACCAAGTCGGTCATCCAGGACAGCCAGGCGTTGTTGGCCATGTTGACAGAGGTGTTGGCAACGAATATCACCAGGAAGAATATCAATAATTTCCATCCAGTCAGGACATTGAGGAAGGGCAGTATGCACAGGGCCGCCCACAGCAGGCGCCCCAGGGTGGCCGCCCATATGGTCAGTTTTTTGCGGTGCCCCAGAAGGCCGACAAGATAGGCGCTGAATATCGCTCCAACGTTGGATAAGGCGCTGAGGGCGGCCAGCAGGCCCAGGTGGAAATCGTTGGCCCCCAGCATCAGGGCATACCCGGTCACCAGGGCCCCGATGGTGATGGCGATGTGGACCGAGGCAAAGGAGCCCTCGATGATGGATATCTTCAGGCTCCGGCCGGGTTCTTTGTCCGGCCGGGCCGTAGATTGAGTTTTTGAATATTTATCTTCAGGCATAACGGGGATAAGGATAATTCATTTATAAGTAAAATGCAAGAGTTGTATAAAAGTCTTTTCATGAAAATGGCGGTTGGTTCAACTTTATTATTGACAATGGGAATTTATATTGTTAAACTAACATATAGATATTAGCTATAGAATAATACTATAATGAAAACATACATTCAATCAATATTGATTTTTTTGCTGGTTGCCGGCATGGGGTGCAGTAAGGAAGAACCCGTCGAACCAAAGCCAGACCCGTTGCCGGTAAACCCGCCGCATGGTGTATATCATTATTGGCCCAGTTGGTCGCCTGATGGTAGTAGAATACTTTTTGATAACCATGATGGCGATACTTACCCAGATTCCATGGGTTTATGGACTGTAAAGCCTGATGGCAGTGAGATGCAGCCATTTTTTATAACAGCAGACAACCCAGAATACACTTTGTTTTGCGGAACCGACTGGTCCCCCGACGGACAGTGGATAGTAGCTTCATTGAATTTGGATATTTATAAAATAAAAGCCAACGGAGATAGTTTGATTAGGCTGACAAATATGGGTTTATGTTCATATCCAGCTTGGAGCAAGGATGGAAATAATATCGCATTTTATAAAGGCATAGATTCAAGCGGTATATGGGTAATGGATAAGGATGGTAATTCGCAAAGAAGAATTGCCCCTTATTATGAAAGCCCTGCTTGGATCGATAACCAAACAGTACTAGGACTGGTTTACAGTAATGACCCTTCTTACACATATTATTTTTATTATTTGAAAAAAATAGATATTTTTACATGCGATACAACATTAATTGATACCATATATGGAAGAACACAAAATCCCATGTATTCATCAGATGGTAATACCATAGCTGTCCAGTGCCAAAAATATTTACGCTTATCGCAGATATATACCATCAGCGCATCTGGGGGCAATCACAAGAATCTGATGGGCGACCCCAGCATTTGTGATAATATCGGCGAATACCCACGATGGTCGCCGGATGGGACTAAGATAGTATACAGCAATTGCTGTAGAACTAACGGCAAGCTTTGGATAATGAACGCCGACGGCACCGGCAAATATCAATTGACATTTTAAAATAATGGTTACTATCTGAGGCGGCGAATAGCCGCCTTTTTTAGTTATTTGCATTTATCCGCCCGATGTAATATAATTCACCGTTATGTCAGAAATTTCATTTCAAATAACCACCTTCGGTTGCAAGGCCAACCAATACGATTCCCAGCTTTGGAGGACCACCCTGGAGGGTGCCGGTCTGCGCTATGATGAGGACAAAGCTGATCTTTATCTGGTCAACACTTGCTCGGTGACCTTGTCTGCCGAACAGCAGGCCCGACAGACAGTCAGGAAAATCATTCGCAATAATCCGTCAGCCAAAAGCATCATCATCGGCTGTTACGGACAGCTATCGGCAGAGACCCTTTCCAGAATAGACGGGGTGGGACTGGTGTTGGGGCGACACAGCAGTGAAGCCGCCGGTCAGTTGCTGAACTGGCTGGGGATCGGCCAAGACAAAGTGCCTTCCAGGATAAAAACATTCCATGGGCACACCCGGGCCTTCATCAAGGTCCAGGACGGATGCAATCATCGTTGCAGCTATTGCATTGTGCCGCTGGCCCGGGGGGCTTCCCGTAGCCGTCCGCTGGACGAGATATTATCCGAAGCCCAAAACCTGACCGCCTCTGGCCACCGCGAATTAGTGGTCACCGGTATCCGGCTGGGGGATTTCAAGCCATCTTTGGGCATCCTGCTGAGATCGTTAAAAGATATTCCCGGCCTGGATCGGATACGTTTGAGCTCCCTGGAGCCCGACGACCTGAGCGACGACTTGATAGAGACCATGCAGGGCATACCGCTGTTGGCCAGACATCTTCACCTGCCGCTGCAGAGCGGATGTGATAGCATTCTAAAGAAAATGAACCGGCCATACAGCGTTGCCTATTACCGGGAACTAATGGACAAATTAAGGCGGGCCATGCCGGGCATCACCATCGGATCGGATATCATCGTGGGCTTTCCCGGTGAGACCGAGGAACATTTCGGCCAGAGCGTCCGCAACATAAAAGAGATGGGGTTTACCCATCTGCATATTTTTACCTATTCCAAGAGGCCCGGCACCAAGGCCGCCCTGATGGCCGGGCAGATTCCCGAGGATATCAAGAAGGAGCGGCTGCACCGCCTGAAGGATATTCACGAAAACCTGCAGCAGGAATATTTATCCGGGCTGGCGGGGAAGTCCGAGCTGGTGCTGGTGGAGTCATCGGACAGGGGGCTGTGGTCCGGTTTCGGTGAGCACTATCACAAAGTGTATTTCAGGACGGACCGGGACATGAAGAACAAAATGGTTAGGGTAAGATTATCGGAGCCTTATGAACAGGGGCTGATGGCAGAGCCGATAGAGGGGTTGGATAATCCTAAATAATGTTGAATCTGATATATTACATAGAGACCTACGGCTGCCAGATGAATCTTTACGATTCGGCGGCGGTAAGGACCCTGCTGGACCAGGCCGGCTGCCGGGAGACGGAGGATCCGGAGCAGGCCCAGCTGATGGTGATCAACAGCTGTGCGGTCAGGGGACATGCCGAGGAGCGGGTGCTGGGGCGTATAGGCGAACTCAAGTCCTGGAAAAAGGGGAAACCGGGCCGGATGATGGTGCTGATGGGCTGCGTGGGGCAGGAGAACGGAGAAAGCCTGCTGGAACGCTATTCTCAATTGGATCTGGTATTGGGGACCGAACGGTTCCAGGAGATAGCCGGGCATCTTGATAATTACTTGAAGAACGGACAGCGGCAGGCCCTGACCTCCCTGGAGGAAAGAGGCGGTGAGGGAAGTATAATACCATCATTCGAAAAGCAGGTCTGCGCCTTTTTAGCGGTGATGCGGGGCTGCGACAATTTCTGCAGTTACTGCATAGTACCCTATGTCAGGGGGCGGGAGTATTCCCGCCCGTCCGGCGACATCCTCGGCGAAATAAGATGCCTGGCCGAGGGGGGCATCAGGGAGATCACTCTGGTTGGCCAGAACGTGAATTCCTACCACTCCGATGGTGCTGACTTCCCCGACCTGTTGGCCCAAGCGGCCGATGTTCCGGGGATAGAGAGGATACGCTTCATTACCTCCCATCCCAAGGACTGCGGTAATAAACTGCTGGAGACCATGGCCGGACATCAAAAGATCTGCCGGCACCTGCACCTGCCACTGCAGTCTGGCAGCGACCGGGTCCTGGGCCTTATGAATCGCAAATATACCCTGGAGCAATACCGGGAGATTGTCATTTCCGCCCGGAAGCTGATGCCCGAGCTGGCGCTGACCAGCGACCTGATTGCCGGGTTCCCCGGCGAGTCCGAAGAAGATTTCCAAATGACCCTGGCTGTCATGCGGGATATCCGATTCGACTCGGCCTTCACCTACAAGTATTCCATACGACCCGGCACCAAGGCGGCCCAGATGCCGGGGCAACTGGCCGAAGATGTCAGGCAGGATCGCCTGGCAAGGATGATATCGCTCCAGCAGAAAATTTCGCTGGAATCCAACCAGGCCGATATCGGCAAAACTTTAACGGTGCTGGTGGAAAAAGCCGTCCCCAAAAGGGGGCAGATGAGGGGGCGCAGCCCCGGGAACAAGCCGGTGGCCTTTGACTGCGCATCGGGCGTCAGTCCCGGGGATGTAGTCAAAGTAAGAGTAAATAAGGCCACCCAGTCCACCCTGACCGGCTCGATGCTGTAACTGTCCTTGAGTTAAATATTTAAGGACAGTTTTTTGTTGAATTTATTCCCTTAATGCGCTAAAATAAACAACTATGGATAAAAGAAAATACACCCTTTTGTGGTTGTTGCCATTAGTGGCGATGACCCTGGCCTTCATTTTATCTTTTGAAGGCTGCACACCTAAACCGACCGAGGCTCCGACCACTACGGTGATTACCGGGACGGGGCAAATGTCCGTTTCTCCCGATAGTACAAGAAATACGTATTACTTCCAAAGTGGTGGTCTAAGTTATGGGAAAATTTATTTAAACTATGGTATCCCACTTCTTCTTGAAGGGGCTAACGGTATCATTAGTGGTTCCGGTTCAGTTGCCCCAGATACGGGGTATTTCCTAACTTCTGGTGTTATTGACGCACAAAGCTATTTCGTAAGAACAGATAAAATAATACACTACTGTAAATTAACTGTTACGGGAACAAGTCAACAGTCATCCTATTATATCGTAAGTTTCCAGTGGGTGCTTCAGACCGAGGCCAATAACCGCAATCTTTATTAACATTGAATGCCATATAAAGGTCATGACATAAAGCGGATATTTGGTCCGGCAGCGAGATCGGCCTGGCCATTGATCGTGTTCCTGTTGTTGAACAGCTCTTTTTGCTTCGGGATCAGCGAGGAGAAGGAATACGAAGCGGCCTGGCAGTTGTGCCAAGCCGGGAAATATCCCGAGGCCACCGAGGCTTATAAAAAATATCTTTCCCGCCATCCCCGGGGAAAGTTCATTCCCGAGGCCAGGTTCACCCTGGCCCGTATCGAGACCAGCGGAAACAATGCCTTCGGCCATTACCAGTTCATCCTGGACAACTACCCCGCCCATTCATTGGCTTCTCAGGCCTCTTACGCTACGGCCCAATACCTGCAGAACGTGGGTTCGGTCGCCCAGGCCAGGGAGCGGTATCTCTACACCTATTCGCGGTACGGCAGCACCCCGGCCGGCAGGGAAAGCCTGTCCAAGCTGGCTTTGATGGCCCTGGGCAATGACAGCCTGAGCAAAGCCGAGGCCTATGTCAACGCCTATCTGGATCAGTATCCCCGGGCCCCGGGAGGGGCCGCCCTGCTGAATGCCCTGGCCGGGTACTGGCAGAAAAAAGGCGATATTGCCAGGGCCAAGGAGTACTGGAGGAGGATCATGGATCTTTTCCCCGGGACTCCGGAATCCGGCAGCGCCCGGGAATATCTGATAGCCGCCCTGACCCAGGAAAACCAGGACGACGAGAGCCTTTCGGAGACCGGGCCCGAGAATAATTCGCCCAGCCCGGCCGAAATTACCCAGCCCCAAACGGCCGATCAGCCGCCGGCTCCGGAGGAACCTGCTCCTCTCAGCTTTTATTACCTGCAGATCGGAGCCTACAATAACAAGGCGATCATGGATGGCTGGGCCAAAAAAGTGAGGGCCGAAGGCTTTGACACCGTAGTGGAGGAGGTCAGGGAAGGCAAGAACACGATATACAAATTGCAGGCCGGCCCTTATGAAAATTCATCCGAGTTGAAAAAAGCCCAGCAGGCCCTGAAAGAAAAATTCGGACTGAAAACGATGGTGGTCGAAAGGTGATATGGAAAAAGTGACCCCCATGATCGCCCAGTATCACCGGATCAAACAGGAACAGCCCGAGGCCATCCTTCTTTTCAGGGTGGGCGATTTCTACGAGACATTTTTCGAGGATGCGGTGCTGACCTCCAAGGTGTTGGGGATAGCGCTGACCGCCCGCAACCACGGCAAGGGGAACGATGTCCCGCTGGCCGGGATCCCGCACCATGCCCTGGAGCGCTATGTCACCCGGCTGATCAAGGCCGGACACAAGGTGGCCATCTGCGATCAGGTGGAGGATCCCAAGCTGGCCAAGGGCATCGTCCGGCGCGAGGTCACCGAGGTGATCACCCCCGGGACGGTGATGCGATCCTCTTTGCTGGATGAGAAAAGGGAGAACCTGTTGGCCGCGGTCAACTGCCATCAGGAACGGTGCGGGCTGGCCCTGTGCGACCTGTCGGCCGGCAATTTAAGGGTGGCCGAGATGTCCCTGGCGGAGCTTTCCGACGAGATGCTGCGCAACCAGCCTTCAGAGATACTGGTGTCCGGTTCCGACCGTCCGAAGATCGGGCCGGCCCTGGCCGGGTTCACTTTGACTGACCGGAAGGATCATCATTTTGAGCAGGGCTCGGCACTGAAGAAACTGCTGGGGCATTTCAAAACGGCCTCGCTGGCCGGGTTCGGCTGCCAGGATCTGACCCTGGCCATAGGTGCGGCCGGGGCGGCCATCGGCTATCTGGAGGAGAACCAGAAGATAGCCGTCAGCCACATTGCCAAAATGGTGCCATACTCCCTGCAGGGCCAGATGCTGCTGGACAACGCCACCATCAGAAATCTGAATCTTTTCCCCGAGGGCCATCCCCAGGGCATCAGCCTGCTGAACACCATAGACCATACGGTGACGGCTATGGGCGGCCGGCTGATAAGACGTTGGCTGGCGGCCCCGCTGCTGGATCTGAATGAGATAACCTTAAGACAGGATGCCGTCCAGAGCCTGCTGGAGGGCCGGGCCGCCAGGGACGAACTTGGGAAACAGCTCAGGAACGTGCAGGACCTGGAAAGGCTGCTGGGGCGGATCGTCTGCCAGAGGGCCGGGCCCCGGGACCTGCTGGCCTTGGGACAATCACTGGCCGAAATTCCGAATATAAAAACCGGATTGCCACCGGGAAAATACTGGGAGGATCTTTGCACTGTCCTGCATGATTTCGGTGGTTTGACCGATCTGTTGGCCAAAGCCCTGGCGGATGATCCGCCGCTGTCGTTATCCAAAGGCGGGGTCATTCGGGATGGGTTCAACCCTGACCTGGACGAGCTTCGCTCTCTGGCCCGCGACAGCAAAAGCTGGATCGCCGGATACCAGAACAGCGAACGGGAGCGCACCGGCATTCCATCCCTGAAAGTAAAATATAATTCGGTCTTCGGATATCATATCGAGATCAGCAAAACTAATCTGGCATTGGCTCCTGATGACTACATCAGAAAGCAGACCCTGAGCAATGCCGAGAGGTTCATCACCCCGGAATTGAAGGCCTACGAGGACAAGGTGCTGGGGGCCGAGGAAAAGATCAAGGCCCTGGAGATGGAGATCTTCGCCGGCCTGCGCCAGGAAATATCATCCTGGAGCCAGCGGATCAAGGAAACCGCCGAGTCGGTGGCGGCTATCGATGCTATTTGCGGCCTGGCCCTGGCCGCCATAAACAACCGCTACGTCCGCCCGGTGGTGGACGACTCTCCCCGAATCCAAATCATCCAGGGGCGACACCCGGTGGTGGAGCGGAATTTCCAGCTGGGACAGTTCGTGGCCAACGACGCCCTGCTGAACGACAGCGACCACCGCTTGATCATCCTGACCGGCCCCAACATGGCCGGGAAATCCACCTACCTAAGGCAGATAGCTTTGGTGACCATCCTGGCCCAGATGGGATCGTT
Above is a genomic segment from Candidatus Edwardsbacteria bacterium containing:
- the mtaB gene encoding tRNA (N(6)-L-threonylcarbamoyladenosine(37)-C(2))-methylthiotransferase MtaB, producing MSEISFQITTFGCKANQYDSQLWRTTLEGAGLRYDEDKADLYLVNTCSVTLSAEQQARQTVRKIIRNNPSAKSIIIGCYGQLSAETLSRIDGVGLVLGRHSSEAAGQLLNWLGIGQDKVPSRIKTFHGHTRAFIKVQDGCNHRCSYCIVPLARGASRSRPLDEILSEAQNLTASGHRELVVTGIRLGDFKPSLGILLRSLKDIPGLDRIRLSSLEPDDLSDDLIETMQGIPLLARHLHLPLQSGCDSILKKMNRPYSVAYYRELMDKLRRAMPGITIGSDIIVGFPGETEEHFGQSVRNIKEMGFTHLHIFTYSKRPGTKAALMAGQIPEDIKKERLHRLKDIHENLQQEYLSGLAGKSELVLVESSDRGLWSGFGEHYHKVYFRTDRDMKNKMVRVRLSEPYEQGLMAEPIEGLDNPK
- the miaB gene encoding tRNA (N6-isopentenyl adenosine(37)-C2)-methylthiotransferase MiaB produces the protein MLNLIYYIETYGCQMNLYDSAAVRTLLDQAGCRETEDPEQAQLMVINSCAVRGHAEERVLGRIGELKSWKKGKPGRMMVLMGCVGQENGESLLERYSQLDLVLGTERFQEIAGHLDNYLKNGQRQALTSLEERGGEGSIIPSFEKQVCAFLAVMRGCDNFCSYCIVPYVRGREYSRPSGDILGEIRCLAEGGIREITLVGQNVNSYHSDGADFPDLLAQAADVPGIERIRFITSHPKDCGNKLLETMAGHQKICRHLHLPLQSGSDRVLGLMNRKYTLEQYREIVISARKLMPELALTSDLIAGFPGESEEDFQMTLAVMRDIRFDSAFTYKYSIRPGTKAAQMPGQLAEDVRQDRLARMISLQQKISLESNQADIGKTLTVLVEKAVPKRGQMRGRSPGNKPVAFDCASGVSPGDVVKVRVNKATQSTLTGSML
- the mutS gene encoding DNA mismatch repair protein MutS, which produces MEKVTPMIAQYHRIKQEQPEAILLFRVGDFYETFFEDAVLTSKVLGIALTARNHGKGNDVPLAGIPHHALERYVTRLIKAGHKVAICDQVEDPKLAKGIVRREVTEVITPGTVMRSSLLDEKRENLLAAVNCHQERCGLALCDLSAGNLRVAEMSLAELSDEMLRNQPSEILVSGSDRPKIGPALAGFTLTDRKDHHFEQGSALKKLLGHFKTASLAGFGCQDLTLAIGAAGAAIGYLEENQKIAVSHIAKMVPYSLQGQMLLDNATIRNLNLFPEGHPQGISLLNTIDHTVTAMGGRLIRRWLAAPLLDLNEITLRQDAVQSLLEGRAARDELGKQLRNVQDLERLLGRIVCQRAGPRDLLALGQSLAEIPNIKTGLPPGKYWEDLCTVLHDFGGLTDLLAKALADDPPLSLSKGGVIRDGFNPDLDELRSLARDSKSWIAGYQNSERERTGIPSLKVKYNSVFGYHIEISKTNLALAPDDYIRKQTLSNAERFITPELKAYEDKVLGAEEKIKALEMEIFAGLRQEISSWSQRIKETAESVAAIDAICGLALAAINNRYVRPVVDDSPRIQIIQGRHPVVERNFQLGQFVANDALLNDSDHRLIILTGPNMAGKSTYLRQIALVTILAQMGSFVPAREAYIGITDRVFTRIGASDDLAKGVSTFMAEMNETGNILNNATVRSLVLLDEIGRGTSTFDGLAIAWAVSEYLHDQIGCRTLFATHYHELTELAVQLPGVQNYSMAVKEWGDEIIFLRQVVKGSAGQSYGVQVARLAGIPARVISRAREILDNLEQDALLSDATPRLARHGQIRQEEDRLELFSREEQEILREIKHLQPETMTPIEALNRLAKLKKMSGEE
- a CDS encoding MFS transporter: MPEDKYSKTQSTARPDKEPGRSLKISIIEGSFASVHIAITIGALVTGYALMLGANDFHLGLLAALSALSNVGAIFSAYLVGLLGHRKKLTIWAATLGRLLWAALCILPFLNVLTGWKLLIFFLVIFVANTSVNMANNAWLSWMTDLVPLKRRGSYFGLRSTILGAVTMAANFGAGKLYDVMNSQGHQQQAFALIFGVAALAAVIAGIILSKQWEPPLTGEKPLPISELFRLPFANRDFRRLLLFFVLWSMATAVAGPFFAAHMIKNLNMPFAVIAYYSIIAGILNFAFQPVWGRIIDRLGNKPVMIFNMLGIFTLPLFWLFAAPNFYLPIWIDAFISGLVWPGFTLATFNLLLVSAPEENRTAYLAVQSMVTGLAIFAASLIGGWLANSLHDFKFIIFGQTIINFHLLFVLSSICRISLLPLALKLREDQAQSVGTLLDMVGDKSSQRFSEMLDSGIMTIKQIRNQLQ
- a CDS encoding SPOR domain-containing protein; the protein is MPYKGHDIKRIFGPAARSAWPLIVFLLLNSSFCFGISEEKEYEAAWQLCQAGKYPEATEAYKKYLSRHPRGKFIPEARFTLARIETSGNNAFGHYQFILDNYPAHSLASQASYATAQYLQNVGSVAQARERYLYTYSRYGSTPAGRESLSKLALMALGNDSLSKAEAYVNAYLDQYPRAPGGAALLNALAGYWQKKGDIARAKEYWRRIMDLFPGTPESGSAREYLIAALTQENQDDESLSETGPENNSPSPAEITQPQTADQPPAPEEPAPLSFYYLQIGAYNNKAIMDGWAKKVRAEGFDTVVEEVREGKNTIYKLQAGPYENSSELKKAQQALKEKFGLKTMVVER